A window of Rhododendron vialii isolate Sample 1 chromosome 13a, ASM3025357v1 contains these coding sequences:
- the LOC131312439 gene encoding uncharacterized protein LOC131312439: MKKYGLQLRAQSSQQKKQPGRPPLPTPLGFHDEDDDDVEREISRQASKNKALKDIEEQHKKALEEDPSVFDYDGVYEDMKQKVARPLAHDRQERKPKYIQALIDKAKQREREQEIVYERKLAKERDKDDHLFADKDKFVTSAYKKKLAEQAMWLEEERLRQLREEKEDVTKKKDITDFYFNLSKNVAFGAQEAETRKSGKRQKEASVGTSEERPQLTKSSLESTELSKGHRDEASRVAEERFEPIEAKPASRISEERSEPIEAKPIPDASAQAVGEQPLADQPRRDHHHKRNEDSVAAAKERFLARKRVKEQ, from the exons ATGAAGAAGTATGGCTTGCAACTTAGGGCTCAGTCATCCCAGCAAAAGAAGCAGCCAGGAAGACCTCCACTCCCAACTCCTCTTGGTTTCCATGATGAGGATGACGATgacgttgagagagagatttctcGCCAGGCGAGCAAGAACAAGGCTCTCAAGGAT ATTGAGGAGCAGCATAAGAAAGCGTTGGAAGAGGATCCCTCTGTATTTGATTATGACGGAGTATATGAGGACATGAAACAGAAAGTGGCTCGCCCTTTGGCCCATGATCGGCAGGAGAGAAAG CCTAAATATATTCAAGCACTGATTGACAAAGCCAAACAACGGGAGCGAGAGCAAGAGATAGTGTATGAGAGAAAACTTGCtaaagagagagacaaagatGACCACCTCTTTGCAGACAAGGACAAATTTGTTACCAGTGCTTACAAAAAGAAACTTGCTGAGCAGGCTATGTGGCTGGAGGAAGAACGTCTGCGTCAACTCCGAGAAGAAAAAGAGGAT GTGACCAAGAAGAAAGACATCACTGACTTTTACTTCAACCTATCAAAGAATGTTGCATTTGGTGCCCAAGAGGCTGAGACAAGGAAATCCGGGAAGCGGCAAAAAGAAGCGAGTGTTGGTACATCAGAAGAAAGACCTCAATTGACTAAATCGTCCTTGGAGTCTACGGAGCTGAGCAAGGGGCATCGGGATGAGGCTTCTAGGGTTGCAGAGGAGAGATTTGAGCCCATAGAGGCAAAACCTGCTTCTAGGATTTCTGAGGAGAGATCTGAGCCCATAGAGGCAAAACCAATTCCTGATGCTTCCGCACAAGCTGTTGGTGAACAACCATTGGCAGACCAACCAAGACGTGATCACCACCATAAGAGAAATGAAGATTCAGTTGCTGCCGCTAAAGAACGCTTTCTAGCACGGAAGAGGGTGAAGGAACAGTAA
- the LOC131312440 gene encoding NDR1/HIN1-like protein 1 — MTVKDCGYHHDHRKTLYRNIVAALVAFVLLVLLTILLIFLILRPTKPKFILIDATVYAFNVSAPNFLTTTLQVTLSSRNPNDRVGVFYDRVDVYATYRGQQITIPTVLPPTYQGHKDVNVWSPFIYGNAVPVAPYLAAALGEDQVTGRVLLNVKVDGRVRWKVGTWVSGRYHLYVNCPAYIVFGGDRVNSGGGIAVGSGVKFQLVQSCHVDV; from the exons ATGACAGTCAAGGACTGCGGCTACCACCACGACCACCGGAAAACCCTCTACCGCAACATCGTCGCCGCCCTCGTTGCCTTCGTACTCCTCGTCCTCCTCACCATCCTCCTCATCTTCCTCATCCTCCGCCCAACAAAACCCAAGTTCATCCTCATCGACGCCACCGTCTACGCCTTCAACGTCTCCGCCCCCAACTTCCTCACCACCACCCTCCAG GTCACCCTCTCCTCCCGGAACCCAAACGACCGCGTCGGAGTCTTCTACGACAGGGTCGACGTCTACGCCACGTACCGTGGCCAGCAGATCACCATCCCAACCGTGCTGCCGCCAACCTACCAGGGACACAAGGACGTCAACGTCTGGTCGCCGTTCATCTACGGCAACGCTGTGCCGGTGGCGCCATACCTGGCGGCTGCGCTGGGGGAGGACCAGGTGACCGGGAGGGTGCTGCTGAATGTGAAGGTGGACGGGAGGGTGAGGTGGAAGGTGGGGACGTGGGTGTCCGGGAGGTACCACTTGTACGTCAACTGTCCGGCTTATATCGTGTTCGGCGGCGACAGGGTGAACAGCGGTGGCGGGATTGCTGTTGGATCGGGTGTTAAGTTCCAGTTGGTGCAGAGTTGCCATGTTGATGTTTGA
- the LOC131312441 gene encoding NDR1/HIN1-like protein 10 has translation MENQSRPATAYPASAYPHPPPPNTYPNSATAAAATAATGYPYAAPPPPHPTYYYPNNNPHYPQPYPDPRATFARRLFAVLIASFLIALTVALALWLILRPRLPDFRVDSLTLSNLNLSSSSITANWAINFTVVNPNKKITFYYDQVQAFVFYTDVSLSQTTVPPFVQPTRNQTPVRATFAAAGAYVGKPVVEGINGSRGSVNFNVRVLARVRLKAGWWRARQRNLRVYCGDLAVGMNSSSSAGGTLVGGPRDCRVAL, from the coding sequence ATGGAAAATCAATCTCGGCCAGCAACCGCCTACCCTGCGTCCGCCTACCCCCACCCGCCGCCACCCAATACTTACCCCAACTCCGCcactgccgccgccgccaccgccgCTACCGGTTACCCTTACGCCGCCCCCCCGCCCCCTCACCCCACCTACTACTACCCCAACAACAACCCTCACTACCCCCAGCCCTACCCCGATCCCCGCGCCACCTTCGCCCGCCGCCTCTTCGCCGTCCTCATCGCCTCCTTCCTCATCGCCCTCACCGTCGCCCTCGCCCTCTGGCTCATCCTCCGCCCCCGACTCCCCGACTTCCGCGTCGACTCGCTCACCCTCTCCAACCTCaacctctcctcctcctccatcacCGCCAACTGGGCCATCAACTTCACCGTCGTCAACCCCAACAAGAAGATCACCTTCTACTACGACCAGGTCCAGGCCTTCGTCTTCTACACCGACGTTTCCCTCTCTCAGACCACCGTGCCGCCCTTCGTCCAGCCCACGAGGAACCAGACGCCGGTCAGGGCCACGTTCGCAGCCGCGGGGGCGTACGTGGGCAAACCGGTGGTGGAGGGGATTAACGGGAGTCGTGGTAGCGTGAATTTTAACGTGAGGGTTTTGGCTAGGGTTAGGTTGAAGGCCGGGTGGTGGCGGGCCAGGCAGCGGAACTTGAGGGTTTATTGTGGAGATTTGGCTGTTGGGATGAACTCGTCGAGTAGCGCCGGAGGGACGCTGGTCGGTGGACCGAGGGATTGCAGGGTTGCTCTGTGA
- the LOC131312443 gene encoding receptor protein kinase TMK1-like, with the protein MEGREGIIHIAIFFCLLNLAFSKTDPNDAKVLSDFREGLKNPDLLKWPDNGNDPCGPPSWPHVYCSNGRVTQIQVANLGLKGTLPQDFNQLTKLYNLGLQKNHFSGKLPTFSGLSELQFAYLDFNEFDTIPSDFFHGLSSVRVLALDDNPFNATIGWSIPNELEDSSQLTNFSCSSCNIAGPIPDFFGRLPSLNSLRLSYNRLTGEIPASFHDSMMQVLWLNDQDGGGLSGSIDVIGSMLSLTQAWLHGNQFTGSIPDDIGALTSLRELNLNRNQLVGMIPPSLATMDLHLLDLNNNMLMGSIPKFRAVNVTLSSNSFCQLTPGVPCAPEVNALLDFLRALNYPSDLASEWTGNNPCEGPWLGVSCNSKGEVTIINLQKRMLNGTLSPSLANLDSLMEIHLGGNNIGGQIPTNFTQLKGLRLLDISGNNFQPPFPNFSDTVKVINTDGNPLLVANGTKASPPLVSTPSAPSPTVGQSPPSLSPSNSSSSGDSQSPSPSSGNSKSHSPSSSEDEMVKTGYHKRSNVVVILSAATGTAIMVLLLFLFFLYQKKNKGKVAAPGAIVVHPRSPSDSDNLVKIAVSDNTQRSVESKSSNCNGFENTHVIESGNLVISVQVLRKVTNNFAPENELGRGGFGVVYKGELEDGTQIAVKRMEGGVISSKALDEFQSEIVVLSKVRHRHLVSLLGYSIQGNERLLVYEYVTQGALSRHLFHWESLNLEPLSWTKRLNIALDVARGMEYLHNLAQESFIHRDLKSSNILLSDDFRAKVSDFGLVKLAPDREKSVATRLAGTFGYLAPEYAVTGKITTKADVFSYGVVLMELLTGLVALDEDRSEESRYLAEWFWKINSNKERLISVIDPTLDAKEEISDSIFIIAELAGHCTAREPNHRPDMGHAVNVLAPLVEKWRPFDRETEEYSEIVDYAQPLPELLKVWQEAETKDFTGTSLEDSKGSIPALPAAFEGLFTSAEAR; encoded by the exons ATGGAGGGTCGTGAGGGAATTATCCACATTGCTATATTTTTCTGCCTCTTGAATTTGGCCTTCAGTAAAACAGACCCTAACGATGCGAAAGTCCTGAGTGATTTCAGAGAAGGGTTGAAAAACCCAGACCTCTTGAAATGGCCAGACAACGGAAATGACCCTTGTGGCCCTCCCTCATGGCCTCATGTATACTGCTCTAACGGCAGGGTCACTCAGATTCAGGTGGCCAACTTGGGTCTGAAAGGTACCCTCCCTCAAGACTTCAACCAGCTCACAAAGCTCTACAATTTGGGCCTTCAAAAGAACCATTTTAGTGGGAAATTGCCCACTTTCAGTGGGTTGTCTGAACTTCAGTTTGCTTACTTGGATTTCAATGAATTTGACACCATCCCTTCGGATTTCTTCCACGGGCTTAGCAGTGTCCGTGTCCTTGCTTTGGATGATAATCCATTTAATGCCACTATTGGTTGGTCTATACCTAATGAGCTAGAGGATTCATCTCAGTTAACAAATTTTTCATGCTCGAGTTGTAACATAGCCGGACCTATACCAGATTTTTTCGGGAGACTTCCATCTCTCAATTCGTTGAGACTTTCGTATAACAGATTAACCGGTGAAATACCCGCGAGTTTCCATGACTCAATGATGCAGGTTTTGTGGTTAAACGATCAAGACGGTGGCGGATTGAGTGGTTCAATCGATGTAATTGGCTCAATGCTATCTCTTACTCAAGCATGGCTTCATGGAAACCAGTTCACAGGATCAATTCCGGATGACATTGGCGCACTTACTTCATTAAGAGAACTCAACCTTAATAGAAACCAACTTGTTGGTATGATTCCACCGAGTTTAGCTACTATGGACTTGCATTTattggatttgaacaataacatgcTGATGGGTTCCATCCCCAAGTTTAGAGCTGTAAATGTTACTTTATCTTCGAATTCGTTTTGCCAACTTACACCAGGGGTGCCATGTGCTCCTGAAGTTAACGCGCTTTTGGATTTCCTTCGTGCTTTGAATTACCCATCAGATCTTGCTTCTGAATGGACGGGTAACAACCCGTGTGAAGGACCATGGTTGGGAGTGAGTTGCAATTCGAAAGGTGAGGTTACTATTATAAATTTGCAGAAGCGAATGCTTAATGGTACTCTCAGTCCTTCACTTGCAAACCTAGACTCGCTTATGGAAATTCATCTTGGGGGAAACAATATTGGAGGGCAAATCCCCACAAATTTTACTCAGTTGAAAGGCCTGAGATTGTTGGATATAAGTGGGAATAATTTCCAGCCTCCATTTCCCAATTTCAGCGACACAGTTAAGGTCATTAATACAGATGGCAATCCACTATTGGTCGCTAACGGGACAAAAGCCTCTCCCCCACTAGTTAGCACCCCATCAGCTCCTTCACCAACTGTTGGACAATCCCCTCCCTCGCTATCACCGTCAAATAGCTCATCATCTGGAGATTCTCAATCACCGTCTCCCTCATCTGGAAACTCAAAATCTCATTCTCCTAGTTCTTCTGAAGATGAAATGGTAAAAACAGGATATCATAAGAGATCAAACGTGGTTGTCATTTTGAGTGCAGCCACGGGCACTGCGATTATGGTTCTTctgttgtttcttttctttctgtaCCAGAAGAAAAACAAAGGCAAAGTAGCAGCTCCTGGTGCCATTGTTGTCCACCCAAGATCCCCTTCTGATTCAGATAACTTGGTTAAGATTGCAGTCTCTGACAACACCCAAAGAAGCGTAGAATCCAAAAGCAGTAATTGTAATGGGTTTGAAAATACTCATGTGATCGAGTCTGGAAACTTGGTCATTTCAGTTCAGGTTCTGAGAAAGGTTACTAATAATTTTGCACCAGAAAATGAGCTTGGGCGTGGCGGTTTTGGTGTCGTTTACAAGGGTGAGCTGGAAGATGGGACCCAGATAGCAGTTAAGAGAATGGAAGGTGGGGTCATTAGTAGCAAAGCGTTGGACGAATTTCAGTCTGAAATTGTTGTTCTTTCAAAGGTCAGACACCGCCATCTGGTGTCTCTTTTGGGTTACTCCATTCAAGGCAATGAGAGACTTTTGGTTTACGAGTATGTGACACAGGGGGCTCTAAGCAGGCATCTTTTCCATTGGGAAAGCCTGAACTTGGAACCTCTTTCTTGGACTAAGAGGCTTAATATTGCCTTGGATGTTGCTAGAGGGATGGAGTATCTTCACAATCTTGCACAGGAAAGCTTCATTCATCGAGATCTCAAATCTTCAAATATTCTTCTGAGCGATGACTTTAGGGCAAAAGTTTCTGATTTCGGGTTGGTGAAACTTGCTCCTGATAGAGAGAAGTCTGTCGCAACCAGGCTTGCTGGAACATTTGGTTACCTTGCACCTGAATATGCTG TGACTGGAAAAATTACAACTAAAGCCGATGTCTTCAGTTATGGAGTGGTGCTAATGGAACTTTTGACTGGACTGGTGGCACTTGATGAGGATCGGTCTGAAGAGAGTCGGTACTTGGCTGAGTGGTTCTGGAAAATAAACTCAAACAAGGAAAGGCTAATTTCTGTTATTGACCCGACTCTTGATGCCAAAGAGGAGATTTCCGATAGCATATTCATCATTGCTGAGCTGGCTGGACACTGTACTGctagagaaccaaaccacagGCCTGATATGGGGCATGCAGTTAATGTGCTGGCCCCACTGGTTGAGAAGTGGAGACCGTTTGACAGAGAAACAGAGGAATATTCCGAAATTGTTGATTACGCTCAGCCTCTACCTGAATTGTTGAAAGTGTGGCAAGAAGCTGAAACGAAAGATTTCACAGGAACTAGTCTTGAGGATAGTAAGGGAAGTATTCCAGCATTGCCAGCTGCATTTGAAGGGTTATTCACATCTGCTGAAGCTCGATGA